A stretch of Bradyrhizobium sp. AZCC 2262 DNA encodes these proteins:
- a CDS encoding acyl-CoA dehydrogenase family protein, with product MNFDFSDEQKQMRDEARKFLAEKCPPKAVREVLDGKAPYDKALWQGLAGMGFLGVAIPEAFGGAGAGHLELCVIAEEMGRANAPVPFSSTVYLAAEALLLAGSDAQKQKWLPKIASGEAIGTLALFEGKGNPSPRAIKLQASGGTLNGVKKPVPDGAIADFAVVAARTGSTGRDSDISLFLVDLKAGGVEAKSLTNVDPTRGQAELTFKNAKAEPLGAAGDGWSILTQVLDRAAVLLAFEQVGGSDRALEMGRDYALDRIAFGRPIGSFQAVKHILADMYVSATLARSNCYYGAWALSTNASELPEAAAAARISATQAFQHCSKNNIQVHGGMGFTWEFDCHMYYRRANTTALTLGSLSYWEDQLIDRMRKKNAA from the coding sequence ATGAATTTCGATTTCTCCGACGAACAAAAGCAGATGCGCGACGAGGCGAGGAAGTTTCTCGCCGAAAAATGCCCGCCGAAGGCCGTGCGCGAGGTGCTCGACGGCAAGGCGCCGTATGACAAGGCGTTGTGGCAGGGGCTTGCCGGGATGGGTTTTCTCGGCGTCGCGATCCCCGAAGCGTTCGGCGGCGCGGGCGCGGGCCATCTCGAACTCTGCGTGATTGCGGAGGAAATGGGTCGCGCGAATGCGCCGGTGCCATTCTCCTCCACCGTCTACCTCGCCGCCGAGGCGCTGCTGCTGGCCGGCTCGGACGCACAGAAGCAGAAATGGCTGCCGAAGATCGCGAGCGGCGAGGCGATCGGCACGCTGGCGCTGTTCGAAGGCAAGGGCAATCCGTCGCCAAGGGCGATCAAGCTGCAGGCCTCTGGCGGTACACTTAACGGCGTGAAGAAGCCGGTGCCAGATGGCGCGATTGCCGATTTCGCCGTGGTCGCCGCGCGTACCGGTTCCACGGGACGCGATTCCGACATCTCGCTGTTCCTAGTCGATCTGAAGGCCGGCGGCGTCGAAGCCAAGTCGCTGACCAATGTCGATCCGACCCGTGGCCAGGCCGAACTCACTTTCAAGAACGCCAAGGCCGAGCCGCTCGGCGCCGCCGGTGACGGCTGGAGCATCCTCACTCAAGTGCTCGACCGCGCGGCCGTCTTGCTCGCTTTCGAACAGGTCGGCGGCTCCGACCGCGCGCTCGAAATGGGCCGCGACTATGCACTCGACCGTATCGCCTTCGGCCGGCCGATCGGCTCGTTCCAGGCGGTCAAGCACATCCTCGCCGACATGTATGTCTCGGCGACGCTGGCGCGCTCGAATTGCTATTACGGAGCCTGGGCGCTCTCGACCAACGCATCGGAACTGCCGGAAGCCGCAGCGGCCGCACGCATCAGCGCGACGCAGGCGTTCCAGCACTGCTCGAAGAACAACATCCAGGTCCACGGCGGCATGGGTTTTACGTGGGAGTTCGACTGCCACATGTACTACCGCCGCGCCAACACCACCGCGCTGACGCTCGGCAGCCTGTCGTATTGGGAAGATCAGCTGATCGACCGCATGCGCAAGAAGAACGCGGCGTAA
- a CDS encoding acyl-CoA dehydrogenase, whose amino-acid sequence MNFDDTPQEAAFRAEAKAWISANAPKQYEEELRKSSLGRTVLKGANILEVAKAWQKKKADAGWACLHWPKEYGGRGSSPIERVIWQQEEGPFGKLSGMFIIGHGMCGPTMMAFAGEEQKRKYLPPLASGEKVWCQLFSEPAGGSDVAGLRTRAEKKGDDWIINGQKIWTSGAHYSDYGILLTRTDPNVAKHKGLTMFFLDMKSPGVEVQPIKQASGQSDFNEVYFTDVKIPDSQRLGAVNDGWNVSLTTLMNERMSIGAGVSTGFPELFDFCNSLMLEDGPAIEDRSVRSRLANYAVKASGLRYTSMRAISALSKGERPGPENSIGKLVAGSMVQEVAMYALDLQGAAGVLSGPEDAEVAGKFQAMLLRAPGTRVEGGTDEIMRNIIAERVLGLPGDIRVDKDVPFNKIPTKGRA is encoded by the coding sequence ATGAACTTCGACGACACCCCGCAGGAAGCCGCGTTCCGCGCTGAGGCCAAGGCGTGGATCTCCGCCAACGCGCCGAAGCAATATGAGGAAGAACTTCGAAAGTCCTCGCTCGGCCGCACCGTGCTCAAGGGCGCCAACATTCTCGAGGTCGCAAAAGCCTGGCAGAAGAAGAAGGCCGATGCCGGCTGGGCCTGCCTGCATTGGCCCAAGGAGTATGGTGGCCGCGGCTCGTCGCCGATCGAGCGCGTGATCTGGCAGCAGGAGGAGGGCCCGTTCGGCAAGCTCTCCGGCATGTTCATCATCGGCCACGGCATGTGCGGGCCGACCATGATGGCGTTCGCCGGCGAGGAGCAGAAGCGTAAGTATCTGCCGCCGCTGGCGTCGGGCGAGAAGGTCTGGTGTCAATTGTTCTCCGAACCCGCCGGCGGCTCCGATGTCGCGGGCTTGCGCACCCGCGCCGAGAAGAAGGGTGACGACTGGATCATCAACGGCCAGAAGATCTGGACCTCGGGCGCGCATTATTCGGATTACGGCATTCTGCTCACGCGTACTGATCCTAACGTCGCCAAGCACAAGGGTCTCACCATGTTCTTCCTGGACATGAAGAGCCCGGGCGTCGAGGTGCAGCCGATCAAGCAGGCCAGCGGACAATCCGACTTCAACGAGGTCTACTTTACCGATGTGAAGATTCCGGATTCGCAGCGGCTGGGCGCCGTCAACGATGGCTGGAACGTGTCGCTGACCACGCTGATGAACGAGCGCATGTCGATCGGCGCCGGCGTTTCGACCGGCTTCCCGGAATTGTTCGACTTCTGCAACAGCCTGATGCTGGAAGACGGACCTGCGATCGAGGATCGCAGCGTTCGCTCAAGGCTTGCGAACTATGCGGTGAAGGCCAGTGGCCTCCGATACACCAGCATGCGTGCGATCTCGGCGCTGTCGAAAGGCGAGCGTCCCGGTCCGGAAAATTCGATCGGCAAACTGGTCGCGGGTTCGATGGTCCAGGAAGTCGCGATGTACGCGCTGGACCTGCAGGGCGCCGCCGGCGTGCTGAGCGGGCCTGAGGATGCCGAGGTCGCCGGAAAATTCCAGGCGATGCTGTTGCGTGCCCCGGGCACCCGTGTCGAAGGCGGCACCGACGAGATCATGCGCAACATCATCGCCGAACGCGTGCTTGGCCTGCCCGGCGACATCAGGGTCGACAAGGACGTGCCGTTCAACAAGATCCCGACCAAGGGTCGGGCGTAG
- a CDS encoding acyl-CoA dehydrogenase: MNFDDTPQEAEFRATARKWVAANAPKQYEAELSKSSLGRIRLEKEEIVDVGKAWQKKKAEGGWACLHWPKEYGGRGATPIEKVIWQQEEGVYGKLTQPFQIGEGMCGPTVMAFGSEEHKRHYLPKLASGEHIWCQLFSEPAGGSDVAGLRTRAEKQGDNWIVNGQKIWTSGAHYSDYGLLITRTDPNVPKHKGLTMFFLDMKSKGVEVRPIKQANGMQEFNEVYFTDVVIPDHQRLGAVGDGWNVSLTTLMNERMSIGSRLATGFPEMFEFCSNLMTDDGLAIDDPATRSKLASWAVKASGLKYTSYRAISSLSKGERPGPENSIGKLVSGTMLQDIATYAMDLEGAAGVLTGADEEAARGQFQQMLLSSPSMRIAGGTDEILRNIIAERVLGLPGDIRVDKDVPFNKIPTKGR; encoded by the coding sequence ATGAACTTCGACGATACCCCGCAGGAAGCCGAATTTCGCGCCACCGCCCGCAAATGGGTCGCGGCCAACGCGCCGAAGCAATATGAGGCGGAGCTGTCAAAGTCTTCGCTCGGCCGCATCCGGCTGGAGAAGGAAGAAATCGTCGATGTCGGCAAGGCCTGGCAGAAGAAGAAGGCCGAAGGCGGCTGGGCCTGCCTGCACTGGCCGAAGGAATATGGTGGCCGCGGCGCGACCCCGATCGAGAAGGTGATCTGGCAGCAGGAAGAGGGCGTCTACGGCAAGCTGACGCAGCCGTTCCAGATCGGCGAGGGCATGTGCGGCCCAACCGTGATGGCGTTCGGCAGCGAGGAGCACAAGCGGCACTATCTGCCGAAGCTTGCTTCCGGCGAGCATATCTGGTGCCAGTTGTTTTCCGAGCCGGCTGGCGGCTCCGACGTTGCGGGCTTGCGCACGCGCGCGGAAAAGCAGGGCGACAACTGGATCGTCAACGGCCAGAAGATCTGGACCTCGGGCGCGCACTACTCTGATTACGGCCTTCTGATCACGCGAACCGATCCCAATGTGCCCAAGCACAAGGGCCTGACGATGTTCTTCCTCGACATGAAGAGCAAGGGCGTCGAGGTGCGGCCGATCAAGCAAGCCAACGGCATGCAGGAGTTCAACGAGGTCTATTTCACCGATGTGGTGATCCCCGATCACCAGCGTCTCGGCGCGGTCGGCGACGGCTGGAACGTCTCGCTGACCACGCTGATGAACGAGCGGATGTCGATCGGCTCGCGGCTCGCGACGGGCTTTCCGGAAATGTTCGAGTTCTGCTCGAACCTGATGACCGATGACGGGCTCGCGATCGACGATCCCGCGACGCGCTCAAAACTTGCGAGCTGGGCGGTGAAGGCGAGCGGGCTGAAATACACCAGCTACCGCGCGATCTCCTCGCTCTCCAAGGGCGAGCGTCCGGGCCCGGAGAATTCGATCGGCAAGCTGGTCTCGGGCACGATGCTGCAGGATATCGCGACCTACGCGATGGATCTGGAAGGAGCGGCTGGCGTGCTGACAGGCGCGGATGAGGAAGCGGCACGCGGCCAGTTCCAGCAGATGCTGTTGTCGTCACCCTCGATGCGTATTGCCGGCGGTACGGATGAAATCCTGCGCAACATCATCGCCGAGCGTGTCCTTGGTTTGCCGGGTGACATCCGCGTCGACAAGGACGTGCCGTTCAACAAGATCCCGACCAAGGGACGCTGA
- a CDS encoding nitroreductase, translated as MDAKAPKAHYATDDRVGVLEELLNERYSVRAFLPQEVPRETIEHILTVAQRTASWCNSQPWQVLIASGEAKEGFRKAIYAEAASGARDDHDFTPPREYLGVYLDRRRESGFQLYNTLGIVRGDKMAYAKQALENYNFFGAPHVAIIHTDEPLGIYGAVDCGAYVSNFMLAAQALDLGTIPQAALARHSGLIRRHFKLADDRRVVCGISFGYADHSHKVNSYRTSRASVADTVTYID; from the coding sequence ATGGACGCAAAGGCGCCGAAGGCACACTATGCGACCGATGATCGCGTCGGCGTGCTCGAAGAGCTCTTGAACGAGCGCTACTCCGTGCGCGCGTTCTTGCCGCAGGAGGTGCCGCGCGAGACCATCGAGCACATCCTCACGGTGGCGCAGCGCACGGCGTCCTGGTGCAACAGCCAGCCCTGGCAGGTGTTGATCGCGAGCGGCGAGGCCAAGGAGGGGTTCCGCAAGGCGATCTATGCCGAGGCCGCGTCCGGCGCCAGGGATGATCACGATTTCACGCCGCCGCGCGAATATCTCGGCGTCTATCTCGATCGCCGCCGCGAGAGCGGTTTTCAGCTCTACAACACGCTCGGCATCGTCAGAGGCGACAAGATGGCGTATGCGAAACAGGCGCTGGAGAACTACAATTTCTTCGGCGCGCCGCATGTCGCGATCATTCACACCGATGAGCCGCTCGGCATCTACGGCGCGGTCGATTGCGGCGCCTATGTCTCCAACTTCATGCTGGCCGCCCAGGCGCTCGACCTCGGCACCATTCCGCAGGCCGCGCTGGCGCGGCATTCCGGGCTGATCCGCCGCCACTTCAAGCTGGCCGACGACCGCCGTGTGGTTTGCGGTATCTCGTTCGGCTATGCCGACCATTCGCACAAGGTGAACAGCTACCGCACCTCGCGGGCGAGCGTGGCCGATACCGTCACTTATATCGATTGA
- a CDS encoding DUF6494 family protein codes for MNEDVFNASLRRFLKKVGITSQREIEKAVREAIESGKLKGNEKLPAKMVLTIGGVTLSHEIADEIELG; via the coding sequence ATGAACGAAGACGTCTTCAATGCCAGCCTGCGCAGATTCCTCAAGAAGGTCGGCATCACCTCGCAGCGCGAGATCGAGAAAGCCGTGCGCGAAGCGATCGAGTCTGGCAAGCTCAAGGGCAATGAAAAGCTGCCGGCGAAGATGGTGCTGACCATCGGCGGCGTCACGCTCTCGCACGAAATCGCCGACGAGATTGAGTTGGGTTAG
- a CDS encoding ATP-binding protein: MSSEIAANSRPLERPLLAGPPWAISVSVAIVFFFAARLSLALLDKSDGIALFWPAAGVATGFLVAFGPAVRLPVVTGVVAATLAANLMGDRNLASSTFFAVANSCGPLIVGGLIQRSSGAPFELNELRRVVELFGATIVAALVGGIVGTLGFVLFHSSTSSAITIWRHWVTTETLGTITVAPLVIGLASFLRNPSPRREIAEGAFALSVVATVCLLLVFLPNESWTLELAIASLCPLFVWTAARVRPAFTAAATFMCAITIVWTTIFGVGLFGDTRLPLEERILSAQATILATSFGALVLAALFSERRLHERAILEKELRLEEALRAGGVITFDWNLQTGSIELSPNAAKILGLGPRQSLSSAEWMRCIHRNDRPSVAARLSTARFDDLSHSMTFRFLRPDGRGEVWLEQVAITHVDSAGKPVRINGLTTDITERRRFEEEISRAWKSAALADRAKSSFLSAASHDLRQPLQTLRFLQGALGLHLTDGEGRDLVGGMARSLDTMSGILSSLLDVNRLEAGNLRPSRGDFAISEIFESLAADFSDSITDKGLRWRAVRSGLVVRSDKRMLETMIRNLLSNALRYTDRGRILLGCRRVGDKVRIEVWDSGIGITQDQLPHIFEEYYQGSPEAARGGLGLGLAIVRRFGEMLDHAIGARSTPGKGTVISIEVPRGDANGDAPERAQTPRYQRGDFRGTILVVEDEASVRASISRLLKAKGIEAIVVATADDALTRVRRQEIRPDMLLCDYNLRGSTNGVTTVSDLRAALDRNIPAIVMTGDVRSEIVDSIAGQGISVLTKPFSADELLQHVTWLCQGSISGNPAGAARS, from the coding sequence ATGAGCTCGGAGATCGCCGCAAATAGTCGACCGCTGGAGCGGCCGCTTTTGGCAGGGCCGCCATGGGCCATTTCAGTCTCCGTCGCGATCGTTTTCTTCTTCGCCGCGCGTCTTAGCCTGGCGCTGCTCGACAAGTCGGATGGCATCGCGCTGTTCTGGCCGGCTGCGGGCGTCGCCACGGGATTCCTGGTGGCGTTCGGTCCGGCCGTACGGTTGCCGGTCGTCACCGGCGTGGTCGCCGCCACTCTCGCAGCCAATTTGATGGGCGATCGCAATCTTGCCAGCTCGACATTTTTTGCCGTGGCCAATTCGTGCGGCCCCCTTATTGTCGGGGGGCTGATCCAGCGATCCAGCGGCGCGCCATTCGAGCTCAATGAGCTGCGTCGTGTTGTTGAATTGTTCGGCGCCACGATAGTTGCAGCCTTGGTCGGCGGCATCGTGGGCACGCTGGGATTTGTGCTCTTTCATTCCTCAACCTCATCCGCCATCACGATTTGGCGCCACTGGGTCACTACCGAGACGCTGGGTACCATTACGGTCGCGCCGCTTGTGATCGGGCTCGCCTCGTTCCTGCGCAACCCTTCGCCACGGCGCGAAATTGCAGAGGGGGCTTTCGCACTCTCGGTCGTGGCCACGGTTTGTTTGCTCCTGGTCTTTCTGCCCAATGAGTCGTGGACACTCGAACTTGCGATTGCCTCGCTCTGTCCGCTGTTCGTGTGGACGGCCGCCCGTGTTCGCCCGGCCTTTACGGCAGCCGCAACGTTCATGTGCGCCATCACGATTGTCTGGACGACGATATTTGGCGTTGGTCTTTTCGGCGACACGCGCTTGCCACTCGAAGAACGCATCCTGTCTGCTCAGGCGACCATTCTGGCCACGTCGTTCGGCGCGCTGGTTCTGGCGGCTCTGTTCAGCGAGCGGCGGTTGCATGAACGCGCGATCCTCGAAAAAGAGCTGCGGCTGGAAGAAGCGCTTCGCGCCGGCGGCGTGATCACCTTCGATTGGAATCTCCAGACCGGTTCGATCGAGCTGAGCCCGAATGCGGCGAAAATCCTCGGCCTTGGTCCGCGGCAATCTCTCAGCAGCGCGGAATGGATGAGATGCATTCATCGCAATGATCGTCCGTCCGTCGCAGCTCGCCTGAGTACGGCTCGTTTCGATGACCTCTCACATTCGATGACGTTCCGCTTCTTGCGGCCGGACGGGCGCGGCGAAGTGTGGCTGGAGCAGGTTGCCATTACTCATGTGGACTCTGCCGGGAAGCCGGTACGCATCAATGGCCTGACGACCGACATCACGGAGCGCAGGCGGTTTGAGGAGGAGATTTCCCGCGCCTGGAAATCGGCAGCATTGGCAGATCGGGCAAAATCCAGTTTCCTGTCGGCCGCCAGCCATGACTTGCGACAGCCATTGCAAACGCTGAGGTTCCTGCAAGGGGCACTCGGGCTGCACCTCACGGATGGCGAGGGGCGCGACCTCGTCGGCGGAATGGCGCGATCCCTCGACACCATGTCCGGTATTCTGTCGAGCCTGCTTGACGTGAATCGTCTCGAGGCGGGAAATCTGCGTCCGTCGAGGGGCGACTTCGCGATCTCCGAGATATTTGAATCTCTGGCGGCCGATTTCTCCGATTCCATTACAGACAAGGGGCTACGGTGGCGCGCGGTGCGTTCCGGACTCGTGGTCCGCAGCGACAAGCGAATGCTCGAAACGATGATACGCAATTTGCTTTCGAACGCGCTGCGATACACCGATCGGGGAAGGATTTTGCTGGGATGCCGGCGGGTGGGTGACAAGGTTCGGATCGAGGTCTGGGACAGCGGCATCGGCATCACGCAAGATCAGCTTCCTCATATATTTGAGGAGTACTATCAGGGCTCGCCCGAAGCCGCGCGCGGGGGCTTGGGATTGGGCCTGGCGATCGTCAGACGTTTCGGAGAGATGCTGGACCATGCGATCGGTGCGCGTTCCACTCCGGGCAAAGGCACCGTGATTTCGATTGAGGTCCCTCGTGGAGATGCCAACGGTGATGCGCCTGAGCGAGCGCAGACGCCGCGATATCAGAGGGGCGACTTCCGTGGCACCATACTTGTCGTGGAGGACGAGGCGAGCGTGCGCGCGTCGATCAGCCGTCTGCTCAAAGCGAAAGGCATAGAGGCGATCGTGGTCGCAACGGCAGACGACGCGCTGACGCGCGTCCGCCGGCAGGAAATCCGGCCTGACATGCTGTTATGCGACTACAATCTTCGCGGGTCGACAAACGGGGTTACGACAGTCAGTGACTTGCGGGCGGCTCTTGACCGGAACATCCCGGCCATTGTCATGACCGGGGACGTCCGCTCGGAGATCGTGGACTCGATTGCTGGACAGGGCATTTCTGTGCTGACCAAGCCGTTCTCTGCGGACGAGTTGCTGCAGCACGTTACATGGCTTTGTCAGGGATCGATTTCCGGCAATCCAGCCGGCGCGGCCCGATCTTGA
- a CDS encoding DUF1013 domain-containing protein, with translation MSNAPLMPKATAVWLVDNTALTFDQVADFTKMHPLEVRAIADGDAAQGIKGMDPISTGQLSRDEIEKGEKDPNYRLKLGESKVVLPPAAKKKGPRYTPVSRRHERPSAILWLVRNHPELKDAQIMRLVGTTKTTIASVRDRTHWNASTLTPMDPVTLGLCSQIELDFEVQRAAKEKPVPAAYGGATLLPASETTKKEPEFETSEKTEDDLNVDAVFAKLKTIGGKKQDDEE, from the coding sequence ATGAGCAATGCACCGCTGATGCCAAAAGCGACTGCCGTGTGGCTGGTTGACAATACCGCGCTGACCTTCGACCAGGTGGCCGATTTCACCAAAATGCACCCCCTCGAGGTCCGCGCCATCGCCGATGGCGACGCTGCCCAGGGCATCAAGGGCATGGACCCGATTTCAACGGGACAATTGAGCCGCGACGAGATCGAAAAGGGCGAAAAGGACCCGAATTACCGCCTCAAGCTTGGCGAGAGCAAGGTTGTGCTGCCGCCGGCCGCCAAGAAGAAGGGCCCACGCTACACTCCGGTGTCGCGCCGCCACGAGCGGCCGAGCGCGATCCTGTGGCTGGTTCGCAACCACCCCGAGCTGAAGGACGCGCAGATCATGCGCCTGGTCGGCACCACCAAGACGACCATTGCGAGCGTCCGCGACCGCACCCACTGGAATGCCTCGACGCTGACCCCGATGGACCCGGTGACGCTCGGCCTGTGCTCGCAGATCGAGCTCGATTTCGAGGTACAGCGCGCCGCCAAGGAAAAGCCGGTGCCCGCGGCTTACGGCGGCGCGACGCTGCTGCCGGCCTCCGAGACCACCAAGAAGGAGCCGGAATTCGAGACGAGCGAGAAGACCGAAGACGATCTCAACGTCGACGCCGTGTTCGCCAAGCTGAAGACGATCGGCGGCAAGAAGCAGGACGACGAGGAATAG
- the ispH gene encoding 4-hydroxy-3-methylbut-2-enyl diphosphate reductase — protein sequence MPSVSTSAKPDLRIVLCSPRGFCAGVVRAIDTVERALAIYGAPVYVRHEIVHNRYVVDSLKTKGAIFVEELAEIPDNTNAPVVFSAHGVPKSVPADARARNFFSLDATCPLVTKVHREAAIHFKRGREILLIGHSHHPEVVGTLGQLPTGAVTLIETAEDAKTFAPKDPNNLAFVTQTTLSIDDTAEIVALLKERFPNINGPHKEDICYATTNRQLAVKKVAPVVDALIVVGAPNSSNSQRLREVAEREGCPVSVLAQRASDLDWARFEGIKSLGITAGASAPEVIVEEIMGAFAERFELHVETVSAAEENEFFPLPRSLRPEAAAE from the coding sequence ATGCCTTCTGTGTCAACGTCAGCCAAACCAGACCTCAGAATCGTGCTTTGTTCTCCCCGTGGCTTCTGCGCCGGGGTGGTGCGGGCCATCGATACCGTCGAACGGGCGCTCGCCATCTATGGCGCCCCGGTCTATGTCCGCCACGAGATCGTGCATAACCGCTACGTGGTCGACAGCCTGAAGACCAAAGGCGCGATCTTCGTCGAGGAACTCGCCGAAATCCCCGATAATACCAATGCTCCGGTGGTATTTTCGGCCCATGGGGTTCCCAAATCGGTTCCGGCCGACGCCCGCGCCCGCAATTTCTTTTCGCTGGATGCGACCTGCCCGCTGGTCACCAAGGTGCACCGCGAGGCGGCGATCCATTTCAAGCGCGGCCGCGAAATCCTGCTGATCGGGCATTCGCATCACCCCGAGGTGGTCGGCACGCTCGGCCAGTTGCCGACCGGCGCGGTGACGCTGATCGAAACCGCTGAGGACGCCAAGACGTTCGCGCCGAAGGATCCCAACAACCTCGCCTTCGTCACCCAGACGACGCTGTCGATCGACGACACCGCCGAGATCGTCGCGCTGCTCAAGGAGCGCTTCCCGAACATCAACGGGCCGCACAAGGAAGACATCTGCTACGCCACCACCAACCGCCAGCTCGCGGTGAAGAAGGTGGCGCCGGTGGTCGATGCCCTGATCGTGGTCGGCGCGCCGAACTCGTCGAACTCGCAGCGCCTGCGCGAAGTCGCCGAGCGCGAGGGCTGCCCGGTCTCAGTGCTGGCGCAGCGCGCCTCTGACCTCGACTGGGCGCGCTTCGAAGGCATCAAGAGCCTCGGCATCACTGCTGGCGCGTCCGCGCCGGAAGTGATCGTCGAGGAAATCATGGGCGCCTTCGCCGAGCGGTTCGAACTGCATGTGGAGACGGTGTCGGCTGCGGAGGAGAACGAGTTCTTCCCGTTGCCGCGTTCGCTGCGGCCCGAAGCTGCCGCCGAGTAG
- a CDS encoding homoserine kinase → MAVYTDVAAEDLAEFLKGYDIGELLSYKGIAEGVENSNFLLHTSKGAFILTLYEKRVAVDDLPYFLSLMAHLAERGVRCPQPARNRKGEVYSELAGRPAAIINFLEGVWPRRPNAAHCTGVGEALAKMHLAGRDFPLVRKNPLSVEGWRPLFDLAAPRADSVAPGLQDFIARELDHLEACWPKDLPPGVIHADLFPDNVFFLGDKLSGLIDFPFSCNDILAYDVAICLNAWCFEPDHSFNVTKARALLNAYGRERQLSDTEQEALPLLARGAALRFLLTRLVDFLNVPPGALVKPKDPLEYVRKLRFHQNVASVRDYGLTQPGCVA, encoded by the coding sequence ATGGCGGTTTACACCGACGTCGCCGCCGAAGACCTCGCGGAGTTCCTGAAAGGCTACGACATCGGCGAGTTGCTCTCCTACAAGGGCATCGCCGAGGGCGTCGAGAATTCCAATTTCCTGCTGCACACCAGCAAGGGCGCGTTCATCCTCACGCTCTATGAAAAGCGCGTGGCGGTGGACGACCTGCCGTACTTTCTGTCGCTGATGGCGCATCTGGCCGAGCGCGGCGTGCGTTGCCCGCAGCCGGCGAGGAATCGCAAGGGCGAGGTCTACAGCGAGCTGGCCGGGCGTCCCGCGGCGATCATCAACTTTCTCGAAGGCGTGTGGCCGCGGCGGCCCAACGCCGCGCATTGCACCGGCGTGGGCGAGGCGCTCGCGAAGATGCATCTGGCGGGGCGGGATTTTCCGCTTGTCCGCAAGAACCCGCTTTCGGTCGAGGGCTGGCGGCCGTTGTTCGATCTCGCCGCGCCACGCGCCGATAGCGTCGCGCCCGGCTTGCAGGACTTCATCGCGCGCGAGCTCGATCACCTCGAAGCGTGCTGGCCGAAAGATCTGCCGCCCGGTGTCATCCATGCCGATCTGTTTCCCGACAACGTGTTCTTCCTCGGCGACAAGCTGTCGGGGCTGATCGACTTCCCGTTTTCCTGCAACGACATTTTGGCCTACGACGTCGCGATCTGCCTGAACGCGTGGTGTTTTGAGCCGGATCATTCCTTCAACGTCACCAAGGCCCGTGCGTTGCTCAACGCCTATGGCCGCGAGCGGCAATTGTCTGATACCGAGCAGGAGGCGCTGCCGCTTTTGGCGCGCGGCGCGGCGCTGCGTTTCCTGCTGACACGGCTGGTCGATTTCCTCAACGTGCCGCCGGGCGCACTGGTGAAGCCCAAGGACCCGCTCGAATATGTCCGCAAGCTGCGCTTCCACCAGAACGTCGCGAGCGTGCGCGATTACGGCCTGACCCAGCCGGGATGCGTCGCTTGA
- the rnhA gene encoding ribonuclease HI: protein MSEPPHVTVFTDGACSGNPGPGGWGAILRFGDKEKELKGGEAHTTNNRMELMAAISALEALKKPCVVDLTTDSQYVRQGITGWIHGWKKNGWRTADKKPVKNVELWQRLDAALKPHQVRWHWIKGHAGHAENERADQLAREGVAMARLK, encoded by the coding sequence TTGAGCGAGCCCCCTCACGTAACGGTCTTCACCGACGGCGCCTGCTCGGGCAATCCCGGCCCCGGCGGCTGGGGCGCCATCCTCAGATTCGGCGACAAGGAGAAGGAGCTGAAGGGCGGCGAGGCACACACCACCAACAACCGCATGGAGCTGATGGCGGCGATCTCGGCGCTGGAGGCACTGAAGAAGCCGTGCGTGGTCGACCTCACCACCGACAGCCAGTATGTGCGCCAAGGCATCACCGGCTGGATCCACGGCTGGAAGAAAAACGGCTGGCGCACCGCCGACAAGAAGCCGGTCAAGAATGTCGAACTGTGGCAGCGGCTCGATGCCGCGCTGAAACCGCATCAGGTGCGCTGGCACTGGATCAAGGGCCACGCCGGCCACGCCGAAAACGAGCGCGCCGATCAATTGGCGCGCGAAGGCGTCGCGATGGCGAGGTTGAAGTAG
- a CDS encoding peroxiredoxin: MTIQVGDKLPEAKFRVMTAEGPQVKTTDDIFKGKKVALFAVPGAYTGTCHKMHLPSIFLNAYAIKDKGVNTIAIVSVNDAFVMNAWKRDTDQRDEAVFLADGNADFTKAIGMELDASGNGLGIRSKRYSMLVDDGVIKKLNLEPAPGKVEVSGGDTLLGQL; the protein is encoded by the coding sequence ATGACGATCCAAGTTGGCGACAAGCTGCCGGAAGCCAAGTTTCGCGTGATGACGGCGGAAGGTCCGCAGGTCAAAACCACCGACGATATTTTCAAGGGCAAGAAGGTGGCGCTGTTCGCGGTGCCCGGCGCCTATACCGGCACCTGCCACAAGATGCACCTGCCCAGCATCTTCCTCAACGCCTATGCCATCAAGGACAAGGGCGTGAACACCATCGCCATCGTCTCGGTCAACGACGCCTTTGTCATGAACGCCTGGAAGCGCGACACCGACCAGCGCGACGAGGCGGTGTTCCTCGCCGACGGCAATGCCGACTTCACCAAGGCGATCGGCATGGAGCTCGACGCCTCCGGCAACGGGCTCGGCATCCGCTCCAAGCGCTACTCGATGCTGGTGGACGACGGCGTCATCAAGAAGCTCAACCTCGAGCCGGCGCCCGGCAAGGTCGAAGTCTCGGGCGGCGATACGCTGCTCGGGCAGCTATGA